The nucleotide sequence ATCGCCGCGCAGGGCGTGGACTACTACCAGCTGGGACAGCAGGTGGGCGAAGTCGTGGCGCGCATATTGAAGGGCGAAAAGCCGGGCGCCATACCGTCGACCACCGTGAACAAGGTGCAGCTCATGATCAATCCGGCCGCCGCGCAGGCGCAAGGCGTGGCCTTGCCCGAAGCCCTGATCAAATCGGCCGCGCAGGTCATCAAGTAAGCAGCAGCCGCGACGATGTCCCTGTTCTCTTTGCTGGGCGCACTGGAGGTAGGCCTGGTCTTCAGCCTGGTCGCGCTGGGCGTGCTGGTCTCCTTCCGATTGCTGCGTTTTCCCGATCTGACGGTCGATGGCAGCTTCCCGCTGGGCGCCGCCGTGGCCGCCACCATGATCTCGGCGGGCTTCAACCCCTTTGCCGCCACCGGCTGCGCGATCGTCGCCGGCGCCGTGGCCGGCTGCCTGACCGGCTGGCTGAACGTCAGGCTGCGCATCATGGACCTGCTTGCCAGCATCCTGGTCATGATCGCCTTGTACTCGGTCAACCTGCGCGTGATGGGGCGGCCCAACGTTCCGCTGATCACCGAGCCCACGGTCTTCACCCTGCTGCAGCCCGCGTGGCTCAGCGACTACGTGGCGCGTCCCGCGATCCTGCTGGTGGTGGTCGTCGTCTGCAAATTGCTGCTGGACTGGTTCCTGTCGACCGAGCAGGGGCTGGGCATGCGCGCGACCGGGGCCAACCCGCGCATGGCCCGTTCGCAGGGAGTCAACACCGGACGCCTGATCCTGGGCGGCATGGCCTTGTCCAACGCGCTGGTGGCGCTGGCCGGGGCGCTGTTCGCACAGGCGCAGGGCGGCGCGGATATCTCGATGGGCCTGGGCACCATCGTCATCGGCCTGGCCGCCGTGATCGTCGGCGAAAGCCTGCTGCCGGCGCGGCGCATCGCGCTGGCCACGCTGGCCGTCATCCTGGGCGCCATCGTGTACCGCTTCTTCGTCACCTTGGCCCTGAACATCGATTTCATCGGCCTGCAGGCCCAGGACCTGAACCTGGTCACGGCCGTGCTGGTGACGATCGCGCTCGTCATACCGCGCCTGCGCCGGCGCCGCCGCGGCGGACAGGGAGCCTGACATGCTGACCGCCCACGATCTGCACATCACCTTCAACGCCGGCACGCCCATCGAAACCCGGGCGCTGCGGGGACTGTCGCTGCATATTCCCACGGGACAGTTCGTCACCGTCATCGGCTCGAACGGCGCCGGCAAGTCCACCTTCCTCAACGCCGTGTCGGGCGACCAGCCCATCGACAGCGGGCGCATCGAAATCGACGGCATCGACATGACGCGCCAGCCGACCTGGACACGGGCCGGATATGTCGCCCGCGTCTTCCAGGATCCCATGGCCGGCACCTGCGAAGAGCTCACCATCGAAGAAAACATGGCGCTGGCCCAGGCGCGCGGGGCGCGGCGCGGCCTGCGCCATGCCGTCAAGCCCGCCATGCGGCAGGTCTTCCGCGAACGCCTGGCCACGCTGGGCCTGGGCCTGGAAAATCGCCTGGGCGACCGCATCGGCCTGTTGTCGGGCGGCCAGCGGCAGGCGGTCAGTCTGCTCATGGCGGCCCTGCAGCCTTCGCGCCTGCTGCTGCTGGACGAACACACGGCCGCGCTGGACCCGCGTACCGCCGATTTCGTGCTCGGCCTGACCGCCCGCATCGTCGCGGAAAGCCGCCTGACCACGCTCATGGTCACGCACAGCATGCGCCAGGCCCTGGATGTCGGCGAACGTACCGTCATGCTGCACCAGGGCCAGGTCGTGCTCGATGTCTCCGGCCAGGAGCGCAAGGGCCTGACCGTGCCGGACCTGCTGGCCATGTTCGAACGCGTGCGGGGCGAAAAACTGTCCGACGACGCCCTGCTGCTGGGCTGACGCCATGGCCGCATCCA is from Bordetella bronchialis and encodes:
- a CDS encoding ABC transporter permease is translated as MSLFSLLGALEVGLVFSLVALGVLVSFRLLRFPDLTVDGSFPLGAAVAATMISAGFNPFAATGCAIVAGAVAGCLTGWLNVRLRIMDLLASILVMIALYSVNLRVMGRPNVPLITEPTVFTLLQPAWLSDYVARPAILLVVVVVCKLLLDWFLSTEQGLGMRATGANPRMARSQGVNTGRLILGGMALSNALVALAGALFAQAQGGADISMGLGTIVIGLAAVIVGESLLPARRIALATLAVILGAIVYRFFVTLALNIDFIGLQAQDLNLVTAVLVTIALVIPRLRRRRRGGQGA
- a CDS encoding ABC transporter ATP-binding protein → MLTAHDLHITFNAGTPIETRALRGLSLHIPTGQFVTVIGSNGAGKSTFLNAVSGDQPIDSGRIEIDGIDMTRQPTWTRAGYVARVFQDPMAGTCEELTIEENMALAQARGARRGLRHAVKPAMRQVFRERLATLGLGLENRLGDRIGLLSGGQRQAVSLLMAALQPSRLLLLDEHTAALDPRTADFVLGLTARIVAESRLTTLMVTHSMRQALDVGERTVMLHQGQVVLDVSGQERKGLTVPDLLAMFERVRGEKLSDDALLLG